In Bactrocera neohumeralis isolate Rockhampton unplaced genomic scaffold, APGP_CSIRO_Bneo_wtdbg2-racon-allhic-juicebox.fasta_v2 ctg3299, whole genome shotgun sequence, the sequence GCAACAGCAGACAAACAATTCACAattaataaatagtaaaaagaatacaaaaaagaaaagctGACGCAAGCACTTTGTGAATCGTCAACTGaccgtgcaagacgtgaatcaGAAAAAGGTCAAAGTCTTCTCGCTGTCGCAGCACGGAACGAGGGTAGCGACAACACAGGAGCCTTCCTCTTCGCTCTCTCTTACCTGCGGGAAAAGTACGATTGATTTTTATTCacgtttccattttttttttcctctccAAGAGCTTTgttctcgttgttgttgtttttccctTTTCTGCTTGTTGCAgcatcacttttttttttttttcttttgtctaaTACACCCTTGTCTGTGTACTTCCTCCCGACATGGGACTCCGTAGCCGTCGTGCTGCCCATCGAGCGACGGTGGTGGCCTTTTCGGCTTCTTGCTGCTGGATGATTGCCGTCCTCAGCAGCACCGCCCACGGGCAAGAGCACTCGACGGATAGCCACGACGGGAGCGCTGCCGCATTGCAGGACAGCCGCGCGGACAAAAGCAGCGACGAATCGGCCTCCTCTCCGATCACCAGCTGAACACACCCCTTTTGTCTTCTGCTGATGGGTCTTCGTCTTTACCGGACTCCTCCACTCCATCGGCGCGGTCAAAGGGCAATGCGACAGCCAAAGACGAAAGCGCAAGTAACGGCGAAGCGAAAAGGAAGGGGTTTGGCGAAGTCAGACGACAGCGCGCTCGCAGACTCAGCAGAGTCCTCTTCCTCCATCTCCACTTCCACCACCAACGCCGATTACCCCACGACCACGGAAAGTAACTCTTCCTCAACATCGACGACACTACCAAGCACAACAGCGACGGAAGAGCTGCCTCCACGTCCTCCACCGAGGCGCCGCTTTCAAGTTCGCCGCTGCCAACTCCGAGCGTGGATTTTGGACGACGGCGGCGACGGCATCCAGCTTTCGCCAATTCTTTTCATCTTGTTTGTGTTCACTGATTGGTTTTTGCGGGCCAAGGCGTGTCCGCGTGTCTGTCCGTTCAGCAGGAGGAGGAGGCAGTGGTGGTGGTGGGGGCCGTCGCATGGGGCATGGAGGCCGCTCGTACAGCTCCACTGCCGACGACGGTGTCGCGATGGTCGAAATACGCGACTCATACGTTGACACCTTTGATTCTCCTGCGAAGCCGAACGCGCAAGGGACGTCGCCAAGTGCTGTGGCTGCCGCAGCGGACTCGCGCTCCTTGTACATGGATGAGAGAGAGACTTGCTCCGGCACTCTTCTGAGAAAGGCGAGCCGCGGCCACCAGAGGACAGACAGCACCGGCTCTCACCCGTGAAACGCACGCAAGGGAAACCCCTTCGCACCATGCGCCGCGCGCGGGCGGCGGGGGAGGAAATGGGGGTCCTCTCGTAATCGAGCCGATCAATCGTCCGCAGAGCAGCCGCATCGTCACTCTTCTTTGCCAAAGAGTAAGGACGAGTGGGATTGGTCAGACGGCGAGCCAGTGAGGCCGCTGTAGGGAAAGGAGGCGCGCCTTCTCTCCCCTCCTCCccctttttttctctttgtgtGAACAGCGCGGCTGAGATTGTCTTGTagctctctttttttttttttttaacgttatCTATCCGCATTCTTACCTCCatggatattatttttttttttttttgccgtcGTTTGTCTTGCATCGCGTTTCCCCTTTACGCACTCGTCTTTTTAGGCTTTTGTTACTGACCAACTAACGGCCTTCTCGTCATTTCTTCTGttcattcttttttcttttttctttttttcttttctttccttGTTTTCTCCGACTTGGGCTCATTTGGCTCCATGGCAGAATCGTCATCTTGTGAAGACAAAAACACCCTTTTTACTCACGTTCCACTCTCACAAATGCTGTTTTCTATATATCGTTCTCTGATTGTTTGAGTTTCGTTCTctcctttcttttcttttttttttggcgtgttttaaaaagagaaaaaacaatcaatttttcgttcctgttatttttttttgctacactTATTCTACTAAGCTCATGAACGGCGGAGAAAGCAAAAATAGCGCGTACGCCCCTCTCGGAAGGGAAGGACCCTACTGGCAGGAGGTTCTCCCTTTTTTTTCCTGTTTGGCGGGCCACTTCCCGTGTAATGTCCtttccccccccccccaaaaaaaaaaaaaaaattcaccttCGCCCCGATTTGCACTTTTTGCATTTGGATGACGCGGTCTTCTTCTCACATTGTGGTTGCCCTTGCCGTAAACGGCACTTTGCTGTTTTTCTCGTTGTAACGCtcattctttctttttttctgacAAGAACAAGAGCCTCCCTCTTTTCAAAAGAATCGAAACGGGGTGAAAAGGGgagaaaaaacagaacaaatagtgACCCTCTTCCGATATTCCGTTCGCTGCGTGTACGAATGGGTGCGGCTTGCGCGGTGGTGAGTCGTGAAGCCGTTGCTAACGGTGGCGATACCATGACGAATCCGAAACGGCAACACGCGCGCCTTGTCCGTCTTGCACGCACCAGCGGAACTTCTGTAATTGAAGGTAACGCGAAAGACGCAGTGCTCCTTGCGAAACACAGAAATCGAAGCCATCCTAGCAGCACTGTCTATGAGTGAGACAAAAAAGGAGAGGGACGACGCCGCGGTAGCGAAACCGactcgcagcagcagcagcagtccTCGTCCACTTTTCGGGTCTCATTGCAGACCGCGACTGCCACACGGCCCACCACCGCAAGGTCGCGCAACTCCTTTCACTTCTCACTACGGCGACACCGGGAAGCGGTTTCTCCTCCTTCACGGATTGCGGCAAGAACTCAGCCGAACGCCGCGCCTCGGCGGAGCAACGGAGCTCAACCACCAGGCAGCCGTTCAGTTGTTTTACTGTGGTGCTTTTGAGCGGCACTCACACGCCCTTTCCGTGCGAGAGGCGAAGGCGGCCCTGTGGTAAAGAATGGCGAAAGGAATGGGAAGAGAAGGATGACGAAAAGCACAAGCGTACATTGCCAGATCATCTTAACGCGCTCCCTAACGCCAGTCACATATCTTTTTCTCCTTTTTCCCCCTCCTTTTCTTTTCTTAGCAAATGGAAAAAGAGGGAATGGGGGTGTCCCACGTGCACAATGGGCTTTCCCTTctttcatatacacacacacacacacacacacacacacacacacacacacacacacacacacacacacacacacacacacacacacacacacacacacacacacaaaagacGCTCTTCCCTATGTTGAAAAGGAAACTGAATAACAGAACAGTGTTCCCCTCCCTTTGGTGCCGTCGTCAAttcgaatttgttttgctttttgtcCCCCTCTTTGGGAAAGCAACAAGGGCCGATAGCATCCTTAGTTGATCATAACGGGGTGACTGCAAGCGGTGAAAGTGTCACACGCTTGAGGGAGCGCTACGTTCTCCGTTTCTCTTTTGTAGCCACTACCATCGCCCACCGCCATTGTGGCATGCGCGACCGGCGACGTCCACGCGGTCCTGGCGGCGATGCCTTCACCAATCGTGCGCTCGCAACAGCGGCGAGATGGAGCGGCGCCGCCGCGCGGAATGAGGGTGAATCGCGGGATGCCATCATCGCCGAGCATTCGCAGAAAATAAAGGCGGAGCAGCGGCGCATCATGGGTGAGGACAAGGCGATCTGGGACTGTCGGTGCTCCTCCAGCATTTTCATTGCCCTCTTCATCTGGGCAGCCCTTCTCTTTATCACTGTGACGTGCGTCACACGAAAGCTCTGGAGGCGTCGGAACGGGATGTGAAGCACCGCAACGGTCACACAAAAAGTGTCGTCCCTGGCGAGGCTGTGGAGGTGGCAGCGTTGCCGGAGGGCTGCAAAGGGCAGCACTGCCGGAAGACGGTTGGCCGCTCCGAGGCGTTCGGCGTTGTGCTCGGCTCCCACGGCGGCGTTGAGGGGTACAGCAACTGCTACGCCCACACCTGCATCTCCTTGCTGGAGCACACGATTGAGGTGCGCATCCCGCGTCCTCGATTTTCGCGGATCCCAGCCGGCAAGCCAACCCGCACCAAGAGCCCCTCAACGGCACTATCGCCCAGCGCATGGCAACGGGCATGAAATGGCAGTGCGTCGAGTATGCACGGCGCTACTGGATGCTCCGCGGGGAGCCGGCGCCGGCTTTCTTTGGCTCGGTCGAGGGCGCCGCGGACATCTGGGACGCCCTCGACCACGTCACCTACTTTAACGGCACGACGACGCCGCTGCTGAAGTTCTGGCAACGGGCAGGCTCTGGCGATGGGCGGCAGCGGTCCGCGCGTCGGCGACTTGCTCATCTATCCTCGAGACACCGACGAGCGAGGCGCTGTCGCCTTCTTTTCCTACGGCCACGTCGCCGTGGTGGTTCAAGTAGATGAAGCCGCAGGCATCGGTGTACATCGCAGAGCAGAACTGGTCCAGCCAGCCGTGGCCGGGGCCTTTCCATAACTACAGCCGGCGAGTCACACTGACGTCCGCCGGCAACGGACCCCAGGCCGTCTACACCGTCCACGACCCGTATCACTTGGTGAAGGGTTGGGTGCGCTACGATTCCTCTGCGTGACTGTTGTGCGGTCTTTGGGCTTACCGTTGCGACAGGCGGAGTgtcttatttcttttttttctcttttttttttttttgagtctCTCCTTCCTCTCTACCACATTCACAACCCGACAGAAAGAAAagaacaacaagagcaacaagaAAGACAGCTGCTGGAAAGGCAAATGGAGTAGCCAATCACTTTGTCTGGAGTGTGGAAAGACGATGCGAACTGTTCATGCCCTCGATTACCTTGCTCTCGCTGCCTTCATTGCCCTTCTTTACCGTTCTGTcactctttttcttttttgtgtgtatgtacgtgCTTTTGTGGAGAAAAAGGTGTTGAAGAAGAAAGAAAGTACTATCTGAACGCGCGGTGGGGCCATCGTGAAGAGAGGCTCTACACGATTTGAACGTGCGTCCTGATCAGTGCCAGCGGTGGTGTTGTGAAGGTGTTCTACATCGCCTTTTGCGCAAGTCCCGGCGCTTATTCTAGTAGACAACGACGTTGCATTCCTTTCAATTTCGTGTTTTTTCTACTGtagcgaaaaagaaaaaagaagaacggacctgtaaaacttttttcttctctcgttattttttttcttttccacgTGCCTCGCCTTCCTCTGCAACGTGAACTCTCACTTGTCCGCAGCATTGCGCACGATTTattccttgttgttgttgtttttcttcaaGAATGGAAAAGCAGAATAGCAGTGACAGCGGGGAGAATGCTGATTTCAATCGCAGATTAGAAGCTCCGCATGAATTCCGCCGTCCCGCCGAAGGTGAGCGGGAAGCAACGCAGGCAGAGGCGGCCTCTGTGTCTGTACCGCTTGCCGAGCCTGATGCTGCACCGGCGCGGGTCCCGAAGCCGCGTCCTGTCCCGCTGCTGTTTCACGACGACCACCATCACCACAACAACGCCAGCGCCAAATCTTCGTCGACAAGCGCCATGGCATGTTTGCTGCCCCGGCTGTTGCCGCCGAAGGCTTCGGCGCTGGCGGCGCCGTGGGCGATCGTGGAGGACCCGGCGACGGCAGAATACTCGCGCCGCCGTCGCGCCAGTAATAATTCGACAGCGCCGACATGGGCTTGGCAGTACCTGACCTCGCCGCAGTCGCCGCTCATCCAGATCCGCGACCACTGCCACCATCAGTGGGTTGCCGTGCTCTTGACGCTTCTCCTCCTCGGTCTCATTCTGTTCTGTGTCTTTAGTCTCGCCGCAGCGGGCGATGCGTAACTCCGACTTGGCGTTTACCTGGGCGAGAGCCAGCAAGTGGCCGCTTACAGCAATTGCAAGTACGCCTACACCGGCGACGGACTCGACCACTACCTCACCGTGGGGCTCCAGCGTGTCTATAGCGGATCAAAGTGGCACGCGCTGGGAGTACGCGGCGCTACTGGATCCTGTCGCGTCTCCTCACCTTCCCCTTCGTGGAGACACCGGACATGCTTTTTAACGTCACCAGCGCCTACGTCGTGACGACCGCGGGCGCCCTCACGGAAACCCCGCGCACCACCGTCTACGGCTTTGGAGGCACCACACTACGCAAAGGCCAACAGCTGCCGGTGCAGCACTTTTTTCAACTTGCAGGAGCCACTCCTTCGCGGGAACGCCACCCGCCCCCAACGCCAACTTCCTCGGTACGGACATTAGCGCCGGCAACGCGCACGGGCGCGGCGGGCACAGTGCGGCCGTCGTCAACGCCTCTAGTTTTGCGTCGGCTATCCCACTTGCAGCCGCCCCCACGCGTCCAAAAGACGCCACACCGCGCCGGGTCACTGTCAACCCCAACGGCGTCCCACTGAAGGACTTTGTGCTCGACCGTAGTCTCGCGCGGCTGCAGGAAGGCGACTTGCTCGTGTACGCAAGGCATCGCGGTAGCCTTTCTAACGGCCATGTCGCCGTCGTCGTCGGCGTGCAGGGCCCCTACCGCGCGCTGAACGACGCTGCCCGCCACATCCTCAACTCGCCAAAAGAACCAAAAGAAGACGCCAACGCTGGCAATACGAGATCGACAACGGCGACAGACGGCAGCGGCGGTGGGCAGCAGCACGCCGTTGAGTCCGGATACATTTGTCATGAATGCGGCAGGGCAATGGCAGTACACCAGCAAAAACACTAAAAGGAGAAGAACGGCGAGACCAGAATCAACAGCACCACCCTTCATCGCGGGCGaagaaaaaaacagagaaaGGGAAAAGAAGAGGCGCACGAGCCATCCGACCGCTTTGCGTACAGCACGACGGAGAAGGAGGCGGACTGCGTCTTCTACCGCGTCTACCTTGCGGAACAGAACTGGAACAACCGGCCCTGGGTGGATCTTGTCAAGGACGGCAAGTCGGAGAAACAGGTGCGCAGAGGTTTTTCCCGGGTCATTCTTTTGAAGGAGTACTACCCCTCGAGGACCTTCTACGTTGAAGACAGCTCCGGACAGCGCATCTTGGGGTGGATTCGCCCACCCATTCAGTGACCCATCGAACAGGGaacaaatgaaaagaaaaaaaaaagaaagagagtgGGTGAGTGGACTTTTCAGTCCCAGTGAGGCTCAGCCAAGTGTTTTGCGTTCATCcctgtgtgtgcgtatgtgtttgttcttcttttttttttttttgctgcgtgTATACCCGGCTGTTTAACTCGATTGCTGCACACGGGCCTCTCAAAGGAAAACGAGGTTGCTCGACGACAGCGGATGATGCGCAtccatgtgtgtgcgtgtttgcgtCTTAGAGGTGAAACAAAGGAAAAAAGTGATTTATTCTCACTCCCATATTGGCCGAAAAAAAGTGAGTGAAGTGAGATGCGCTCGCACCCCATCGCAAACCTTCGTCCATTGACACAAACGCAAAACAATCTGTCATGACTGAACACCCTCTCatcaaccttttttttctttttttctccttcgttttttcttttctttgtgtgtgtgtgtgtatgcagaaAAAAGGATACAACGTAGATCGTTACCGCCGAAGCACACACACAGTGTctccccccccccaaaaaaaagacACGTAAACAAATTCGCCTTACCGCTCCTTGCACGATGTCCAGAGAGACGCAATACATGCATGATCTATGGCACATTGAAGCCCCCACGCTTGTCGCGTCGAACCCGCCGTTAGAGCTTTTTGCCGACTTTGAGGGGCCGTCGCACTTTCACGCTGCCGCCTAATTGCCCTCTCTCGGTGGGCCTGCGGCCGAGCTGGGCGATGGGAGGGGTTCGAGTCGTTCAGGCGGCGCACAGAACTCGCAGCGCCGCGCTGCCTTTGGTCGCGTCGGCGGTAGCGTGTCGAGCGGCGAAGACCCTCGTCGCGCAGTGGCACGAGCTTGGCGTGCCGCTGCTGTCACGAAAGTGacaaaaaggaaaagaaaaaagcaaTTCCCTTCTGCACCTGCTTGCGTTGTATCTTCTCTCCCcccttttgtgtgtgtgtgtgtgcccacATCCATACACACACCCATTCTCTTTGTTTCATGGCATCCTCTGACTGCTCTAGACGCCTCAccgtgcaaaaaaaaaacacgctgATCACAAGGAAGTACTGGCACGCGTGAACCAGCAAATCACAGCACGTTGCTGCCACCCTTTTTTGTGGGTGGAACCTGTTCCCCCCCCACCCTTCTTTCCTCGCCTTTGACAAAGCTGTTCTgatgctctctctctctcctcctccctttttttttgactctttttttttttttttttttaatgtatgtacgtatgtacacgTGCAAAAGAACTGTTAGTGTAGTTGAGAATGTCCGTTGGCGATAAGAACGTGGACGGCGCGGAGGCAGTGCTGAAGGGCTCCGAGATCCTTCTCCGCAAGCTCCCGCTCTATGCCCAGGCACAGCAGTTTCTGCGAGCGAGCCTCGACGACCCTCGTGCTGAAGTCAACACCCTCAGCTACGGCGTCGAGACGTACCTATTCTGGGTCTGGTCCGCGCCTGCCGCTCCGCCGCGATTGCTGCGACGCCGAACGGGCAGGAGACGCGGGAGAGCTTGCTTGCCGCGTCGGCTGGCCCCTACCAGGAACCCTTCCGTGGACATTCAGCCACTCTCCGCTGTACGCGGCGCCTGCGCAGCGAAAGTGGCAAGGCACCATCAGCGCCGACGGAGAAGGTCAAGACGGCGGGTCCCGCGGAGGAGCTCGCGCTGCGGGCCGCCTGCGTAGGGCAGACCACTTTGCTGGACGCTGCCGTGGCAACCGCCGTGGGGCCGCAGTGTGTGGGGGCAGCGGTTCGTCCGCTGGCGGTCTCCGTGGCACGGCAAATACGCGCGGTGCAGGAAAAGGCGAAGCGGCCACGCGAGGATGACAGTGGCGATGGCAAAGAAGAGGAAAAGGGGGCAAACGG encodes:
- the LOC126766959 gene encoding uncharacterized protein LOC126766959, with amino-acid sequence MGAACAVVSREAVANGGDTMTNPKRQHARLVRLARTSGTSVIEATTIAHRHCGMRDRRRPRGPGGDAFTNRALATAARWSGAAARNEGESRDAIIAEHSQKIKAEQRRIMGEDKAIWDCRPSLYHCDVRHTKALEASERDVKHRNGHTKSVVPGEAVEVAALPEGCKGQHCRKTVGRSEAFGVVLGSHGGVEGYSNCYAHTCISLLEHTIEVRIPRPRFSRIPAGKPTRTKSPSTALSPSAWQRA